The following is a genomic window from Salvelinus fontinalis isolate EN_2023a chromosome 11, ASM2944872v1, whole genome shotgun sequence.
ACAGAGAAGTGGAATGGTAATGAGAACACAGATTGAATAGCTAGGAATGTCAACCAGAGTTATTGCACTGGCGCTCTGCATTCATCGCTACACCGCAACAGATGCAGCAGTATATTTCCTTAAACAGAGATCCATAAAAATAAGgaccaaataaaatgtaaataactCCAGGAGATATAGCAGCTTCCAAAGCATGTTGCAAGAGAGCTGAATATAAGCACCGACCATATTCACATCATCACAGCTTGTTATGTGAATATAGTGGGTTCCTAGGTTCTGTTTGGTATGATTGTAAAATATCTTAAACCGAACAGAACCTAATCAACCCAAAGAGAACCTACACTGTAAGCACCCCCTGCATTTACGTAATTAATCTGGTGTGGTGAATGGTAAAGGTGCTATTGGCTGCATACTGGCTGCTCAGCCAAGGTCACTGTCTTGTTTGAACCCAGCTTGGATATCGGAGTGAGTCTTCTCCCATTCATCCATATGGCTGTATTACCATCACTAtataagggtggcaggtagcctagtggttagagtgttgacaAAATAATGACAATGACAAAATAAGATTATTtacaaaataagaatttgttcttaaccgaataaaatgtaatttagttcttgcctagtaaaataaaaaaattaaaaaatcacTGTGAATCAGTCTGGCACCCTCACTCATCCTAGGGTTATTTTCAACCAGCTCTTATGGGAAGTGTGGAAATAACTATGCACTTACATCATGACCCTCACACATAGCCACGTAGTGGGTTGGACATTAATAATGTTCACCTCTGAAGTGCTCTGGGGCAGGGTGACTCATCCAACGCCTTACCACCACTAACCTCGTTCGTCTTTATGTCACCCACGTGGCTATAACCagtgaggagatggcacgtgggtacctgcttctataaaccaatgaggagatgggagaggcaggacttgcagcgcgatctgcgtcacaattagaactgacttctattttacaTGCTGACTACACTGCACGTGTCTcgtgcaaaatacatttagaaatctatattattcaattattgcacccacactgctcacgcgcgccaacgagcgtctgcgttgccaagggccagcacggaacccaaactggctgctcacgtgcgccatcgtgcataagtgtattttgttcccccacaccaaacgcgatcctgacacgcaggttaaaacatcaaaacaaactctgaaccaattacattaatttggggacaggccaaaaagcattaaacatttatggcaatttagctagcttgcacttgctaactaatttgtcctatttagatagcttgctgttgctagctaatgtgTCCTGGGatgtaaacattgagttgttattttacctgaaatgcacaaggtcctctactctgacaattaatccacacataaaacggtcagccaaatcgtttctagtcatctctcctcttccaggcttttcttctctggactttatattgcgattggcaactttcataaattaggtgcattactgcCACCGACCTtattcgtctttcagtcacccacgtgggtatatccaatgaggagatggcacatgggtacctgcttctataaaccaatgaggagatgggagaggtggaacttgcagcgcgatctgcgtcacaaatagaactgacttctattttagcccttgccaacgcagacgctcgcgagcagtgtgggtgcaataactgaataatatagatttttaaatgtattttgcaatgcTCATGCACGCGACGCTAGTGGTGTAGTCAGACtgttatagctcctcccaccaacaTCCACCTATACAGCCTATAGGTTAAGAAGAATATACACTATATAGTCTATGATTAGGCTGAGACATTTTTCTTATTGTTTATTTCTACCTTGTAGCCTAGATGCtgtaaaaaaagaaacatttattTGGAAAATATTAAAGAAAGGTGTTTAGACACAGCAAGTACAACGCAAACATTTTTAACAACGGAATAGGCTACATCCATTTCATTTCGTATGTATTCGTGAGTCTTCGTAAGGGTTCGGAGAAGCCCAGGAGAGGGAGTTGAGTCCGAGCCGCACTGTTCCCTAGGTTGCATGTGACTAATCGAGTTTGCAGTGAAGTAGGCTACAATTCATTCCTACGGAATGTTCACCTGAGAGAGCGAAAGCACTGCAAAATAACAGGTGAGTCTTATTAGCAACGCATGTCACTGTTATAATGGTTCactaagtgattcattttatttccAATAAGTTACTTTAACATTTTGAGGGAGAAAATATAACTTCTAAAAATGATCGACTTGTTGTGATTATATACTGGAGTACCAACTTTGCTATGAGTTATATATAGTTCAAACCCTGTTTGTATATGGGAAGGCTAGTTTGTAAAAACAATTTGATACACTTTACATACGGATAGTAATTTCGAAATGAGGTCGTTTCATTGAAGTTTGGACCACATTTACACTAACTGTGATTCTCCATTACCTGTAGACCGAGTCGTTTTGAGAAATGTGGTGCCATTAGAAGCGAAGGACGATTGCACGGTAACCTGATTAAAAACGGAAATTACAAATTCACTGCTGAAGGAGCGTAGTTTACAAACTTAGTAAAGCCACTGGTGAAAAACCCACACGTTCAAAAAGGAACATGGCAACGGGTGGATTTAAACCAAATGCACAGACAGACTTTCTGGAGGAATGGAAGGCTAAACGGGAAAAAATGAGGGCAAAAATGCTTGGGGACATCGCTGCGGCCACCGGCGTGTGCTCTGGTGATATTGTCCCTGCGACCCTGGGGAGCCACAGCAACAAAAGTGAGATGCGCAATGCTACCTCGAGCACCGAACTTAACAACAACGGCAACCCGGACCGCGGGACATCATACCCCATGGCTCGCTCATCATCCTCCTCAGCCTTGAAGAGACCTGACGATGATCCACACCCGACACCAGCCGTCAGAGGAGCGGATACACCGGGGAGTAACCTGAAGAAGACACCGCAGCCGGAGAAAGTGCCCTGCACCCCACAAGAGTCCAGCCCCACTGCATGCAATGACCATGGCAGTGACAAGGAAAGCCCCTCACCCAGTAAAGGCAAAGAGAAGAAAAACAGTGGTCCAAGCGCCAGGAAGGGGAAAGGACAGATAGAGAAGAGAAAGCTGAGGGAGAAGCGCAGATCAACAGGTGTTGTCAGCATGCCGTCCACCGAGGTGAGTCCAAGCTGTCTGTAACTTTCATTTGTTTACAAATCATCGCCTAGTTATTAAGCATGATGCATGGTGTAGGATGAGACTGTTTACACTCTGTGCTGGCAACCTGTAGCCAATGCGAGAAATAAAAGTTGATGAAACCACTGTGGAAAAGACGGCATTAAAGATGGACTTATCTATCCATTAGGTTGTGTTATTATCGTTATGAAACAAACATTTAATGTACCAAATGGGTTGGATGTTTGTGGGAAAATAAGGGTTTGAGACTGAGTAGCTTTAATGACTAATAAGAAGTATTCAAATGGGGTTATAAAACGTTCTTCTGGCCTTCAAAAGGCCTACATAAACATGTCTGTTCAAGTCGAGTGTTTATGTAGAACCTCTGTCTAGCAGAGACATGAAAAAGTCTCCATGAGAATGCTAAAAATGTGCAGAGTGAGCAGTATCGTTGTTATTGCACTTAAATCATGTCACAGCCTGGCAGCAGGGACGCTGATGAAAGCTTGTCAACCACCAGTCCGCCACTCAATAATATGTCTGTCCTGTTATTCTAAGAACTTCCACCATCAGGGAAATTatatgtatacagtgccttcagaaagtattcacaccctttgacttttgcacattttgttgtgttagtcagattttttaaactgattaaattgagattttgtgtcactggcctacacacaataccccatcatgtcaaagtggaattatgtttttagaaatgtttacaaattcataaaaaatgaaaagctgaattgtcttgagtcaagtattcaacccctttgttatggaaagcctaaataaggCTAAAAATCTGCTTAACGAGTCATATATTAAGTTGCATGGGCTCAATCTGTGTGCGattaatagtggttaacatgattttcgaatgactacctcatctctgtaccccacacatgcaattatctgtaaggtccctcacttGAGCTGTCAATATCATACACAGATTCAAGCCAATGCCTCGCAATGAagggcacttattggtagataaataaaaaatctgccattgaatatcccttcgagcatggtgaagttattaattacagttTGGATAGTGTATCAGTACACCtagtcattacaaagatacaggcatccttcttaactcagttgctggagaggaaggaaacaactcagggatttcaccatgaagccatGATAAgggaaactgaggatggataaacaacattgtagttactccacaatactaacttaaatgacagagtgaaaagaaggatgcctgtacagaatacacattttacaaaacatgaatcctgtttgcagtaaggcactaaagtacaactgcaaaaaatgtggcaaagaaattaactttaattCCTCAATAAAAAGAatcatattatgggtatgcttgtcattggcaaggaatTCAGTGTTTTATagaataaaaagaaacagaatagagctaagcacaggcaaatcctagaggaaaacctggttccgtctgctttccaacagacactgggagacaacattgaaagttcctgagtggcctacttagttttgacttaaattgactTGAAAATCTATAacgagacttgaaaatggctgtctagcaacaatcaacaaccaacttgacagagcttgaagaataaaaaaataaataatgtgcaaatattgtacaatccaggtgtgcaaatcttttagagacttacccagaaagactcccagctgtaattgatggcaaaggtgattctaacaggttgattcaggggtgtgaatacttacataaatgagatatttctctatttcattgtcaataaatttgcacaaattttaaacatgttttcactttgtcgttatgggttattgtgtgtagatgggtgagaatcttttcgatttaatccatttttattAACGTAGGCTTTAACACAACAATGTGGAataggtcaaggggtatgaattctttctgaaggcactgtataatggGCATGTTTTATGATGTTGACACTGGCTCAGTGCCTTGAAGCCACAGAGTGTAGTCTACATATTAGGGGTCTGGCTCTTCTGACAGCTGCCCAGACCCAGAGCATGCTGCCGACTGTGGAGTTTCACCTGGAGGTTGACCAGTGTCTCAGTTGGCTGGTGACAGCCTGTTATTAGGCGGTCGGCAATGCCAATCAAGGAGTTTGAGAAGCTTGTCAGAAGCCAAGCCGTTGGTGCTAGGTTTCAACCCCACAGATCATGCCAAACTATGTGCGATCATGCCCCATGCGACAACATTGCCTGTGTTTATTGCGTTGCATCTTTCCCATGGTAAATCTAAACCCTGACATCGCGATCGCTGTATGATTTGAACCCTCTTCACACAAGGCCCCTTGTGTTATGAATTTTATTGAAAAGGTATGCCGGGGCATAATCAGCCTGCATGTTCTGTGGGGCACAATAGCTGTTGAGGGGGTTTCAGAGCAATAGGAAACCCAATCGCGCCACTCTCCCTATGATGGGCTGATAATGGCTTCACGGTTAACCGAAGCAAACACTGGCTCTTCTGTGGAGTGTCAATCAGGACCACCTCCTCCATTCCAGGAAGGTGTCTCGTTTCAGTCTGACCCTCTCTGACGGAGAATGGTATGTGTCTACTCACTGTTGGGGACCTCTGACCTGCTTAACAAATGCTTACTGAACGATGAAATACTGCTTAAGTGATGTGTGCGTTTGTCTCATTCGAGGTGAGTACTCACTCAGACAGCGTTATCTtcaatctcgctctctctccttttctctctctctttagggtgtgtgtgttttgtcagtgGTCTGTTTCCTGTTGGCCTCACCTTGGCTTAGGCCTAGTTGATGAGCCTCATTGTCTGGGGCCATCCATGTTTTATGACCAGCAGTGTGTTATAAGGCTCTGCTTGGAGACTGAGTTGCTTTCACTCTGGAGCGTGAACTTTGTTTCATGTGGCGGGCTGGATCTCTCTGATCAAGGCTGCTGCTGTTGTGTCTGGAACACCCAGGGCCATTCGTCAGTAGCAACCGCGAACAGGCGGCATGATAGGGCAGGCTACACGTTGGTGCCAATTAGCActgggcaattccatggtaacggaATACGCTGAGACTCAcattttttcactttaaaatgtataccaaacaaaaagcattgatttcaaagtttaacaaatcatacaactctatgcacaagggcTACTTTTAACGTTTTCCACAGGATATTTTGCAAAACACAAAATTTGCATCTGCACTGTGTTTCCAGGAAATTTTTAATTATTTTCTGTTTAAATTGTTCCAagtgtgcatagagttgtatggtttgttaaactttgaagtcaatgtttttttgtttagCATAAATGTTAAAGTGAGTCTCAGCGTAATTCCGTTACTGTGCTGATAGGTAGCTTAGGGATTTTAAGAGCGCTGGTCCAGGAACCAAAATGTCACTGGTTAAAATCCAAGAGCCGACTTGTTAAAAAATTCTGTAATTGGGCCGTTGAACAAGGCACTCAACCCTaattctgctaaattactaaaatgtcaaatgtaaaaagGATAGGGCCGAGGGTTTAGCCGAGGGGATTTCTCAGAGCTTCTTCCTGGTTGCTGTTGAATCACTTTTCTGTAGTTTATGCATATCTGTCATGAGCTAAGAGAAGTGTGTCTTCACTGTACATAATCATGCTGATATCTTTCACTTCACGGACAAAGCAATGTGATTATAACATTTGTTTTCAAATGAGAATCTGCATCAACAAAGTGCTAATAAATGGAAGGCCCATTGCTTGACAGTTGGCTTTGCCTCAAAATGTTTAGTTTGAACCCACAGTTTCTAAAGATCCATCGGATCATATCTAGCTCTGGATATATGCACAACAGGCTCTCTCCAGGTGAGTGAGTTTAGTCTTATCTGCAGACAGACCACAAATGTATTTCAAAGCCATCATGCTACAATTACACCATCTAAACATCTGTAAACCCTCTTGAGTGACACACACCGTCATGTTGAAACCCAGTTTTTCTTCAGCATCACTTGCTATTGTTGTGCTTTAAGTAGCAGTGGTGTCAATGAGAGGTAAAGCAGAAAATATGGTATGTGGTGAGACAGAGTTTTGCCCTATAACTACATGAACTCCCCCCTCGACCTGTACTGAAGCCCTGGGGAATGTAACATTGATGTGATAAAGTGGCCCGGCTCTAGTTTATATTTTTATCACCCCTCTTGCTTTCAAAAAAATTCCTGGTAAAGCCAGTCTGACTCTCACAACCAGAAGGTGTGGGAATGtacacacctcacagcacaacgcctctccaccatgtgacctacttgtgtgtatgtactgacatgtacagtaccagtcaaaagtttggacacacctactcattcaagggtttttctttatttttactattttctacattgtagaataatagtgaagacatcaaaactatgaaatgacgcATATggatcatgtagtagccaaaaaagtgttaaacaaatcaaaatatgttttatatttttgattcttccaagtagccacccttctctttgatgacagcttggcattctctcaaccagcttcatgaggtagtcatctggaaggcttttccaacagtcttgaaggagttcctacatatgctgagcacttgttggctgcttttccttcactctgtgctccaactcatcccaaaccatctcaattgggtggacgttgggtgattgtggaggccaggtcatctgatgcagcactccatcactctcctttttggtcaaatagcccttacacaacctggaggtgtgttttgggtcattgtcctgttgaaaaacaaatgataatctcACTAAGCactaaccagatgggatggcgtatcactgcagaatgctgtggtagccttgctggttaagtgtgctttgaattctaaatatatcaccaacagtgtcaccagcaaagcacctccacaccatcacacattctcctccatgcttcacggtgggacccatacatgcggagatcatccgttcacctactgtgcgtctcacaaagacacggttggaaccaaaaatctcaaattggactcctcagaccaaagggcagatttccaccggtttaatgtccattgttcgtgtttc
Proteins encoded in this region:
- the LOC129865046 gene encoding PRKC apoptosis WT1 regulator protein-like isoform X1 — encoded protein: MATGGFKPNAQTDFLEEWKAKREKMRAKMLGDIAAATGVCSGDIVPATLGSHSNKSEMRNATSSTELNNNGNPDRGTSYPMARSSSSSALKRPDDDPHPTPAVRGADTPGSNLKKTPQPEKVPCTPQESSPTACNDHGSDKESPSPSKGKEKKNSGPSARKGKGQIEKRKLREKRRSTGVVSMPSTESLDELDDDDGGDKAKEEEQQLTQLNTEQNEAMTSDPGAATHLLQDTPRSGSGHHQSSSSSGGPGSEEAAGGNCRHRRNRHGNAAAPGGLERRMEELEKELARQRQENGQLLKAHQEKDDLIGKLKEEIDLLNRDLDDIEDENEQLKQENKTLLKVVGQLTR
- the LOC129865046 gene encoding PRKC apoptosis WT1 regulator protein-like isoform X2, with amino-acid sequence MATGGFKPNAQTDFLEEWKAKREKMRAKMLGDIAAATGVCSGDIVPATLGSHSNKSEMRNATSSTELNNNGNPDRGTSYPMARSSSSSALKRPDDDPHPTPAVRGADTPGSNLKKTPQPEKVPCTPQESSPTACNDHGSDKESPSPSKGKEKKNSGPSARKGKGQIEKRKLREKRRSTGVVSMPSTESLDELDDDDGGDKAKEEEQQLTQLNTEQNEAMTSDPGAATHLLQDTPRSGSGHHQSSSSGGPGSEEAAGGNCRHRRNRHGNAAAPGGLERRMEELEKELARQRQENGQLLKAHQEKDDLIGKLKEEIDLLNRDLDDIEDENEQLKQENKTLLKVVGQLTR
- the LOC129865046 gene encoding PRKC apoptosis WT1 regulator protein-like isoform X3, which produces MATGGFKPNAQTDFLEEWKAKREKMRAKMLGDIAAATGVCSGDIVPATLGSHSNKSEMRNATSSTELNNNGNPDRGTSYPMARSSSSSALKRPDDDPHPTPAVRGADTPGSNLKKTPQPEKVPCTPQESSPTACNDHGSDKESPSPSKGKEKKNSGPSARKGKGQIEKRKLREKRRSTGVVSMPSTESLDELDDDDGGDKAKEEEQQLTQLNTEQNEAMTSDPGAATHLLQDTPRSGSGHHQSSSGGPGSEEAAGGNCRHRRNRHGNAAAPGGLERRMEELEKELARQRQENGQLLKAHQEKDDLIGKLKEEIDLLNRDLDDIEDENEQLKQENKTLLKVVGQLTR